The genomic DNA ATTAATTTACGATTGACATTAATCTTCTTGAGAATACCCTCTACTCCCCGATCATTAAAAGATGTTTTGAGATAACGATAAACTTTGGAACTTCTGTCATATTTTTCTGGATCACACCAGAGCAAATAATCAATAGTCTGGTTAGTAACAATATTTTCTTTTGACTTATTCGCAACTTCATCTACAGCATCCATAAATGCAAATTGAATATCTTCCACCTCATCTTCATCAAAATCAGTGGAAATGCTGACAATAAGTTTATACTGCATTCCTCTTTTCAAGTCATCTTTCCAATAATTCATAATTCGTGATAGCACATTATTGATAGCATCACTCATTGCTTCTTCAATAGAGACCATAATCTCCCCCTGTCTTGCCTGACTATAACCTGTTTCAGCTCCAAGCAACCGAGCGGTTGTAGTTTCATATGCTCGGACATTCATAGAATATTTCTCAGTTCCATATCCTGTACTTTCAACAGCTCCACTGAATGTGATATAAACATCGCTTCCAATAGAAAGAGCAAGTTGATAAGCATAATCTTCTTCATGGTCTCCGAGCATTTGCTGAACTTCAGTTAATTCATCTAAATTCACTTGCTGCTCCGGAACAATGACATCATATTTACGAGCAGTCAGATAGCTTTCAACTACTGCTGCAGCATGCTTGACTTTAACATTAGTTTGCAATAGCTCAATCGGATTTTCTCCTTTTTTCGTTTCAGGAATAACCATAATAAAAGGATTTCCAATAATATCAACAAGGTCTGCTTTGGCTACCAGTATTTCTTGTGAAACCAGGTCGTTTGTTATTATTTCCTTATTGACCTTAAATCGCTTTGTGACTTTAATTCCAGTTCCATCATCAAATTTTACCTTCTTTAGAATCTGAGTTTCTTCCCACGAGATATATCTGCTAACATTGGACATATCAAAAAAGAAAGAAGCATTTTTCTCAAATTTTGCTCTTTCTTCAGGGGTGCTTATTAAAGGGTCAGTTCCACCCAGTAGAATTAGATAAACAGCAGCTTTTTTTGCATCTATAGTAGCTAATCTTACACCATTTTCACGAACATCAGCTTCTGGCTCCTTTCTGAAAAGTCCACCTTTTAAAGGGGAGTTGTAAATTCCTGTTGCCTGAATTAATACCTCTGTAGGTGAGACTGTCTCAATAAATGTTGCTTGTTTTAATTCGGGATATTGTGCAAATAATTGTGTTGACAGAAAGCATATAATTATCCCACAGATTAGTTTTAAGTAAATTTTCATATCAGCTCCTTATTATATTAATTATTTATATGAGATCTGCAAAATTGCATTCTCATGTCATTCCAAACGCTCACAGATGTCATTCCCGACCGTGCCCAATTTAATTGGGGAGAATCCATATAGAGGGAAGACGCAGTAAAAGACAGGTTGTAAGGAATGGATTCCCACTGGAGTTTACACTCAACTTGATTGAGTGTGGGAATGACAAGTTAGGTGAATTTTCCATATTTTGCAGAATCCATTATTAATTATTTAGAAAAAGACCAGAAGAGTAATTCCTCTGTTCTTTGTAAATTTTTTAATGTTTCTTTAATGGATCTAAAAATCCGAATAAATTAAATGGTAATGCACCAAGAGAATAATTTATTCCTGCACTAAATTTTAACCCGCCAAGATTTAAGTCTGGATAATTTTCTTTCACTTCTGAACCTGTAGATGATATTTCACATCCATCCCATTCATAGGTCACCTCTCTTGGTGTAAAACCGAGTTTATAGTTTGCCCCAAAATTAAAACTTAAATCTGGGTTTATTAGAAATTCATAATCAGCTCCAAATTTAACTCCATAAGCATTAACAGAAAATTTATAATCATTATCTGACAATTTTCCTGATAAATCAAACATATCAATCCCCCCAGCAGCACTGATTCCAAGATTTGCTCTACTAAACCATAATTTTTTAGTAAATCCTAAATATACATCAAAAACATATGCGGTTCCTTTTGTATCATCATTAAATGCAGCCAAACCTACTCCAAAACCAATACCAAGATCTAAGAATGTCTGGCTAACCCCAATAATAGGTGCAAGGTTGTAAGCAAAAGTAAGATTCGCTTCAGCTGCTTTTGTAAGATCCTCTTTAAGAATATTTAATGTATCTCCTGTATCTTCTTGTGGAATTTTGATTCCTGTAATAAAACCTGCTTTAATTTGCATATCTATACCTAATCTTGGATGCTCCATAACTATACCACCTATGTCCTGTTTTCGTCCAAGAAGTTGAACAGCTATTGTATAATTTGTTGGGTCTTTAATATTTTTACCAGTTTTAATTACACGGACGAAACCAACCCGTTTTGCAATTTCATTTCCTTCTTTATCCTCTTCAAATTCCATAAGATTGAAACCATCATCAAGATGGACTCCTTCAAGAAAACCAAGTGGGAATGAATATTTTCTGCCAATAACCTCAACAACTTGAGCTTGCAGTTTAAAAGCATTAATTTTTTTTGTTTTTACTCCAAGATTTTTTGCCCATGCGAGAACTGCATCATGCTGAGCATATTGTTCTTCAGTTGTTTCAAATACCTCCTTGCCAAAACGATATTTTTTAAAGCTCTTTGAACCACTTGTGGCGGAACCGAATCCCTTGGTTGTTACAGCAAGAATCTTTTTTACTGAAGTATTGCCATCTTTGTCAACTTTGACCTGATACCACAAGAGTCCTCCAGCAATATTTACATTGATAGTCTTTTCCTTAACCTTTTTTTTCATAGAAGTGATATAGGGCAGGTAAATATAAGCTGAGTTCATTAATGCTTCTAATTCTTTAACGGTCAATCCTAAGGATTTAGCTTTTGTCGCAGCAAAAGTTTGCCACGCTGCTTCATCTTTAAGAGCTAATCCTCTATTTTTCTTCACATCAGGTGAATTAAGAATATCAACAATCTCTTTCACTACTGTATTTTCTAGAATTGTACCTATTTTATCAGGAGTAATTTCAGTTAAAGCATTGGCTTGTTTACGAAAACTTGTTAGTAACTTTTCTGGCAAAATATTATAATCAAATCTATCAACTTCAACATAGTAATCAATCATCTTATCAAAAAAACCATAATCGAATTTCACTCCTTGCAAAGCACCTGGTTTAATCCAGACAGTTTCCACTGAGCTAATAGATTTTCTTTGATACTTACCCTGCTGTGCAAAAAGGCTACTTAGATTAATTGAAAACAAAACAAAAAAACAAAAAAATAAAATCGTTTTCTTCATTATTTCTTCCTTTTTCAATGTGGTCTTATGCCTAATATCTAAAATAAACTATTATCAAAGCATATTATTAAGTAATTAATAAATTGAAAATAATACACTTATATCAAATACATAAAAATTTTTATCTGGATTTTTTATATATTTTGTCAAGAAAAACATAAATTAATACCCTTTATCTTGACAATTAATATCAATTTTCTTCTAATTTGAGTTATAATTAGTTCATCAAAAAAATAAAAAGGAGTAAGTGATGAAAAACTTAAGCAAAGTAATGTTAATTGTTGGAATAGTAGCATTGCTTTTTGGTTGTGCATCTGCGCCAAAACCTTCTGGGAAAAAGCTATATTATCCAGATTGGTATGGTAAAACATCAGAAACAGGTGATTATGTATATGCTTATGGAGAAGCTAAGAAAGTGAATAATGTTATTGCATTTGAATCAGCAAAAGCAATGGCGTTCAATGAGGCTGCTCAATATGTAGAGAATTATGTGAAAGCAATGACCAAGGATTTCTTAAAAGAATCCGGTTCTGAAAATCCTCAAATCCTTCAATTGACAGAGCGAACTGTGAAATTGGTCTCAAAAACAAAATTCTCCGGAGTTATAGTATCAAAAAGAGAAACCATTGAAGATGATGATAGATATAGATCATTTGTCAGATTGAGTATTCCTAAAGATGAAGTAAAGAAAACTCTTGTTAATACTATTAAGAATGAGGAAGCCTTATATAATGAATTTAAGGCAACCCAATCCTTTAATGAGCTTGACAAAGAAATGGAAAAATATAACAAATAAGAAGTTGGAATAGTAGTTAACAGTTATATTTGCAATACCTATATTTGTTTATCTTCTTAAGAGGAGGAAATCTTTAAAGTAAAAAATGCAGGTAAAGTCTATATGAGACTTTACCTGCATTTTTCTTATTATCTCTAAAAATAAAAAACATATTCTCACTTTTATAATTTAGACTTCAATTAGTTTATATTCATTCACAACATCCTTTGTTTGGGAATTTGAGGATTATATGAAAAAGATAAATACAATTTTATTCCTTCTGTTTATTGTTATAGTTCAATGCTCTCAGGGCCATAAATATCAAGAAATACAATCTAATGTTATTAAAAACATTCGGGAAAATGACAAATCTTTAACACACAAATTAAATCAGAAAAAGTTATACTTTCCTAAATGGTTTTCTCAAATGCCTTTAGAACAAGATACATACTTTGCAGTGGGCATTGCCCAATATACACGAGATGATTCTCTTTATAAGCAATCTGCTAAGGAGATGGCAACTGTAACTATTTCAAGATTGATAAAATCTTATGTAGTAATAAAACAAGGAAAATCAAGGTATGAGGATGATGTTGATTATCAAGAAAAAAATATTGGCTTTGCGGTTTGTGTCTCTGCTAATCCTGATACAATGAATTTCATTTTGAATAATATTCATTTGCTTGATAATTTTAGATTTGATAATTATTTTTATGGTCTATATTGCTGTCCCAAAGTTTCAATTGATATAGATTCAACCAAAATTAAATTTGATAATAAAATTCCCGATTGGTATAAAGATGTCAATGAAGTTTACAATACTTTCTATATTTCTTATGGAAATGGAAAAGCATTAAGTCCAGTAGATGCTTGGTTAGATGCGCGAGATAATGCTATGTATAGATTATCACAAATATCAGAAATACAAGTAGAAACAAGTATGAAAGATAAACAGAAAGATAGTAGCTCTGCAATTAAAAACGCAATATTTTTAGAATCTTTGAAATTAATTAAAAATTCACAAATTCTTAAAAATGATATAATAAAAAGGTATGAAAAGGGAGATTATTATTATACTGCTTTTATTATGATGAGATGTGAAAGATAGAACATTTGTATTATCAGAAACTATGTCATTTGGTACAGGTTCCTTCGCAATTTTGTGATGCTCTGACAAATCTGGTTTGTCCATCTCTCTATGCAGTTTAAAACGAAGTCGGAATTTGCATACTCAATTGAAGACAATTTCACCCTCCGTAGTCCCGACCAAATCGGGACCGCGGAGGACGGATGAGTTACTGTAACGCAAGTGTCCTTACTTGCGACCCGGTGTATTTGCATTAACAAAATAAATTTTATCTAAATGTTTGCACGATTATTCTCAACAAAGTTTGACAATATCAATCCCCTTTTCAAAGTATTATCCTTATGAAAATCCTTGTTATCCGTTTCAGCTCTCTTGGAGATGTTTTACTCACCACTCCTATTGTAAGGTCTATACGCAAAAATTATCCATCTGCAGAAATCCACTTTCTTACAAAAAAACAATTCGCTCCAATTCTTGAAAATAATCCTTATATCAATCAAATAATAAAATATGATAACAAAAATGATAGATTTATAGATATAATAAAATTTATCGCAAACAATCAATACGATTTAATCATTG from Candidatus Cloacimonadota bacterium includes the following:
- a CDS encoding DUF6175 family protein: MKIYLKLICGIIICFLSTQLFAQYPELKQATFIETVSPTEVLIQATGIYNSPLKGGLFRKEPEADVRENGVRLATIDAKKAAVYLILLGGTDPLISTPEERAKFEKNASFFFDMSNVSRYISWEETQILKKVKFDDGTGIKVTKRFKVNKEIITNDLVSQEILVAKADLVDIIGNPFIMVIPETKKGENPIELLQTNVKVKHAAAVVESYLTARKYDVIVPEQQVNLDELTEVQQMLGDHEEDYAYQLALSIGSDVYITFSGAVESTGYGTEKYSMNVRAYETTTARLLGAETGYSQARQGEIMVSIEEAMSDAINNVLSRIMNYWKDDLKRGMQYKLIVSISTDFDEDEVEDIQFAFMDAVDEVANKSKENIVTNQTIDYLLWCDPEKYDRSSKVYRYLKTSFNDRGVEGILKKINVNRKLILLKVIYE